From one Catellatospora sp. IY07-71 genomic stretch:
- a CDS encoding serine hydrolase, protein MRDREIGRLARAAGYADREPLVVGLSRRAADPVFECRGPYTATSLVYAASLSKQVVAACALLLARRGALAADEPLSLRLPELPRWAAGVRLRHLVHHAGGLPDDGLVDARITGDRTTAAVLGALTALPFPARPPGTAYAYSNAGYVCLAEVVRRAAGRPLPGLAHELLFAPLGMRMSRFWGGPGPAPPGARPLAPLHPAPLSLGDGGLWTTAADLLRWADALNTGALGESGLLQTPGRLDDGTPLDYAWGMGVRRRHGYPLYRHGGGRPGVRNVLARVPDRGLSIVVVAPGDATERAAVLTDLLLDRLLT, encoded by the coding sequence GTGCGGGACCGGGAGATCGGGCGGCTGGCCCGCGCCGCCGGATACGCCGACCGCGAGCCGCTGGTCGTGGGCCTGTCCCGCCGCGCTGCCGACCCGGTGTTCGAGTGCCGCGGGCCGTACACCGCCACCAGCCTCGTCTACGCGGCCTCGCTGTCCAAGCAGGTCGTCGCGGCCTGCGCGCTGCTGCTCGCGCGGCGCGGCGCGCTGGCGGCCGACGAGCCGCTGTCGCTGCGGCTGCCGGAACTGCCCCGCTGGGCGGCGGGCGTACGGCTGCGGCACCTGGTCCACCACGCCGGCGGCCTGCCGGACGACGGGCTGGTGGACGCACGGATCACCGGCGACCGGACCACCGCCGCCGTGCTCGGGGCGCTGACCGCGCTGCCCTTCCCGGCCCGGCCGCCCGGCACGGCCTACGCGTACTCCAACGCCGGGTACGTCTGCCTCGCCGAGGTGGTGCGCCGCGCGGCGGGCCGCCCGCTGCCGGGCCTGGCCCACGAGCTGCTGTTCGCCCCGCTCGGCATGCGCATGAGCCGGTTCTGGGGCGGCCCCGGACCGGCGCCGCCCGGTGCCCGGCCGCTGGCGCCGCTGCACCCGGCGCCGCTGTCACTGGGCGACGGCGGCCTCTGGACCACCGCCGCCGACCTGCTGCGTTGGGCGGACGCGCTCAACACCGGCGCGCTCGGGGAGAGCGGCCTGCTGCAGACGCCCGGCCGGCTCGACGACGGCACCCCGCTCGACTACGCGTGGGGCATGGGCGTACGCCGCCGCCACGGCTACCCGCTCTACCGGCACGGCGGCGGCCGGCCCGGCGTACGCAACGTGCTGGCCCGGGTGCCCGATCGCGGCCTCAGCATCGTCGTGGTCGCCCCCGGGGACGCCACCGAGCGCGCCGCCGTGCTCACCGATCTGCTGCTCGACCGGCTGCTCACCTAA
- a CDS encoding ROK family transcriptional regulator — MTEQLAGGDLSRLRQLNALAVVHVLRGREALTLTELSRDTGLSRPSTEDVVLQLQEQGWLEEVQPAPGVMGRPARRYRFRADAGHVLGVDIGGHTIRVLAADLDGQVKHTVRTPVAITAGRVDRLGAVDAAVAECLSGAGLGGGDVWATTVGTSGLVDASGRVVLSVAFPEWTGVHLAQHVGRLVGGPVLVENDSRLAALAETWRGVARYAQHVVYLLAGLRTGTGLIIDGRLHRGFAQAAGEIGALPELGWIRAQEHLRGWTGAPAGTDPDELAGYVFAAAREGDRKAVAVVRRYAKDLALGASALVLALDPQLVVLGGGFSRSADVLLEPLRREIEKRCVRIPEIVTSALGDEAVALGAVKHSLEHLQEHLFDARTGVAAPVRPGR; from the coding sequence GTGACCGAACAACTGGCGGGCGGGGATCTGTCCCGGTTGCGGCAGCTCAACGCGCTCGCGGTGGTGCACGTGCTGCGCGGCCGCGAGGCGCTGACGCTGACCGAGCTGTCCCGCGACACCGGCCTGTCCCGCCCCTCGACCGAGGACGTGGTGCTTCAGCTCCAGGAGCAGGGCTGGCTGGAGGAGGTACAGCCCGCGCCCGGGGTGATGGGCCGCCCGGCCCGGCGCTACCGGTTCCGCGCCGACGCGGGCCACGTGCTGGGCGTCGACATCGGCGGGCACACCATCCGGGTGCTGGCCGCAGACCTGGACGGGCAGGTCAAGCACACGGTGCGCACGCCGGTGGCGATCACCGCGGGCCGGGTTGACCGGCTCGGCGCGGTTGACGCGGCCGTGGCCGAGTGCCTGTCCGGGGCGGGGCTGGGCGGCGGTGACGTGTGGGCGACCACGGTCGGCACCAGCGGCCTGGTCGATGCGTCCGGCCGGGTCGTGCTGTCGGTGGCGTTCCCCGAGTGGACCGGGGTGCACCTGGCGCAGCACGTCGGGCGGCTGGTCGGCGGCCCGGTGCTGGTCGAGAACGACAGCCGGCTGGCCGCGCTGGCCGAGACCTGGCGCGGCGTGGCCCGCTACGCCCAGCACGTGGTCTACCTGCTGGCGGGCCTGCGTACGGGCACCGGCCTGATCATCGACGGGCGGCTCCACCGGGGCTTCGCGCAGGCCGCGGGCGAGATCGGCGCGCTGCCCGAGCTGGGCTGGATCCGGGCCCAGGAGCACCTGCGCGGCTGGACCGGCGCCCCGGCCGGCACCGACCCGGACGAGCTGGCGGGCTACGTGTTCGCCGCCGCGCGCGAGGGCGACCGGAAGGCCGTGGCAGTGGTCCGCCGCTACGCCAAGGATCTGGCGCTGGGTGCGTCCGCGCTGGTCTTGGCGCTGGACCCGCAGCTGGTGGTGCTCGGTGGCGGCTTCTCCCGCTCGGCCGACGTGCTGCTCGAACCGCTGCGCCGCGAGATCGAGAAGCGCTGCGTACGCATCCCGGAGATCGTCACCTCGGCGCTGGGCGACGAGGCGGTGGCGCTCGGCGCGGTCAAACACTCGCTCGAACATCTGCAGGAGCATCTCTTCGACGCGCGCACCGGGGTAGCCGCACCCGTCCGACCTGGGCGTTGA
- a CDS encoding ABC transporter ATP-binding protein — translation MWWEEGVRARAEAGLRAVAQALPRLVRTAFRIAWQADRGRTAIVLTCTLVAGAMSTAGLLATQQVLVGLFSAGPTPDRVSAALPALALLAGAAAVRAGMGIATGYALNGLTPRVDRTVQRRLYEATTAVRLDAFDEDAFADDMERAGRGMDSVIGLVNATMALAAGAIGVLSVAVALVVVHPLLLGAMLLATLPNAWAALRAGHLEYQTYVAGSVRRRRLWILNRLMADRLTAAELRAYGLRGFLLGQFDTVMETETRIQLDLARRVTTTNALGAVTGGLASGAVYVLLGWLLLSGSIPLAAAATAVIALQAARHSLNTVTYQVDTLYTEGRHFDDYTGFMERARAHLPAGDGRGAVGPLRELRVDAVRLSYPDRDRPALDEVSLTVRAGQTVAFVGENGSGKTTLAAVLAALRTPSSGGVSWNGTPLPELDAGQLRARIAVVSQDYWKWPFSAGVNIRLGDPDSPADQERVEAAARRAVAHDMIMQLPFGYDTLLDRTFADGQDLSGGQWQRISAARGFLRDADLLIMDEPSSALDPRAEDALFQAIRDRQGRLTTILITHRLANVRHADMIYVLHEGRLVQSGRHAELMAAGGRYAELFTLQAQGYLEPA, via the coding sequence ATGTGGTGGGAGGAGGGCGTGCGCGCCCGCGCCGAGGCGGGACTGCGGGCCGTGGCGCAGGCGCTTCCCCGGCTGGTGCGCACCGCGTTCCGCATCGCGTGGCAGGCCGACCGCGGCCGCACCGCGATCGTGCTGACCTGCACGCTGGTGGCCGGGGCGATGTCCACGGCGGGCCTGCTGGCCACCCAGCAGGTGCTGGTGGGCCTGTTCAGCGCCGGGCCCACCCCGGACCGGGTGTCCGCGGCGCTGCCCGCGCTGGCGCTGCTGGCTGGTGCGGCGGCGGTCCGCGCGGGCATGGGCATCGCCACCGGGTACGCCCTCAACGGCCTGACCCCGCGGGTGGACCGCACGGTGCAGCGGCGGCTGTACGAGGCGACCACGGCGGTGCGGCTGGACGCGTTCGACGAGGACGCGTTCGCCGACGACATGGAGCGCGCCGGGCGGGGCATGGACTCGGTGATCGGGCTGGTCAACGCGACCATGGCGCTGGCCGCCGGGGCGATCGGGGTGCTGTCGGTCGCGGTGGCGCTGGTGGTGGTGCATCCGCTGCTGCTCGGGGCGATGCTGCTGGCGACCCTGCCCAACGCGTGGGCCGCGCTGCGCGCCGGGCACCTGGAGTATCAGACGTACGTGGCGGGCTCGGTGCGCCGCCGCCGGCTGTGGATCCTGAACCGGCTGATGGCCGATCGGCTGACCGCCGCCGAGCTGCGCGCGTACGGGCTGCGCGGCTTCCTGCTGGGGCAGTTCGACACGGTGATGGAGACCGAGACCCGCATCCAGCTCGACCTGGCCCGCCGGGTGACCACCACCAACGCGCTCGGCGCGGTGACCGGCGGGCTCGCGTCCGGGGCGGTGTACGTGCTGCTGGGCTGGCTGCTGCTGAGCGGCTCGATCCCGCTGGCGGCCGCGGCCACGGCGGTGATCGCGCTGCAGGCGGCGCGGCACTCGCTGAACACGGTGACGTACCAGGTGGACACGCTCTACACGGAGGGGCGGCACTTCGACGACTACACCGGGTTCATGGAGCGGGCGCGGGCGCACCTGCCGGCGGGTGACGGCCGGGGCGCGGTGGGCCCGCTGCGGGAGCTGCGCGTGGACGCGGTGCGGCTGAGCTATCCCGACCGCGACCGGCCCGCGCTGGACGAGGTCAGCCTGACCGTGCGCGCCGGGCAGACGGTCGCGTTCGTGGGGGAGAACGGGTCGGGCAAGACCACCCTCGCGGCGGTGCTCGCGGCGCTGCGTACCCCCTCGTCGGGTGGGGTCAGCTGGAACGGGACGCCGCTGCCGGAGCTGGACGCGGGGCAGTTGCGGGCCCGGATCGCGGTGGTGTCGCAGGACTACTGGAAGTGGCCGTTCAGCGCGGGGGTGAACATCCGGCTCGGCGACCCGGACAGCCCGGCCGATCAGGAGCGGGTCGAGGCCGCGGCGCGGCGCGCGGTGGCCCACGACATGATCATGCAGCTGCCGTTCGGGTACGACACGCTGCTGGACCGGACCTTCGCCGACGGGCAGGACCTGTCCGGCGGGCAGTGGCAGCGGATCAGCGCGGCGCGCGGCTTCCTGCGCGACGCGGACCTGCTCATCATGGACGAGCCGTCCTCCGCGCTGGACCCGCGTGCCGAGGACGCCCTGTTCCAGGCGATCCGCGACCGGCAGGGCCGGTTGACCACCATCCTCATCACACACCGGCTGGCCAACGTGCGCCACGCCGACATGATCTACGTGCTGCACGAGGGGCGGCTGGTCCAGTCAGGGCGGCACGCCGAGCTGATGGCCGCGGGCGGCCGCTACGCCGAGCTGTTCACGCTCCAGGCGCAGGGCTACCTCGAACCGGCCTGA
- a CDS encoding helix-turn-helix domain-containing protein, which translates to MPSRQMPHFAERYNRLVEAIRPGGVRQTDELVARAVEVSAQYIGMLRTGKRANPSHGLLRRIAAHFGVDVAYFLDPARAAAIDGELELLGALRDARVRRVAYRLTGLSPASLDLAAEVVERLRALEGLYDDQ; encoded by the coding sequence ATGCCCTCCCGACAGATGCCGCACTTCGCCGAGCGCTACAACCGCCTGGTCGAGGCGATCCGGCCGGGCGGGGTGCGCCAGACCGACGAGCTGGTGGCCCGCGCCGTCGAGGTGTCCGCGCAGTACATCGGGATGCTGCGCACCGGCAAGCGGGCCAACCCGAGCCACGGGCTGCTGCGGCGCATCGCGGCCCACTTCGGCGTGGACGTGGCCTACTTCCTCGACCCGGCCCGCGCCGCGGCGATCGACGGTGAGCTGGAGCTGCTCGGCGCGCTGCGCGACGCCAGGGTGCGCCGGGTGGCGTACCGGCTGACCGGGCTCTCCCCGGCGAGCCTGGACCTGGCCGCCGAGGTGGTGGAGCGGCTACGCGCGCTGGAAGGCCTATACGACGACCAGTAA
- a CDS encoding SRPBCC family protein encodes MKDITEQLEAIRRQVARADTEEGEGVAVIIRRTYRGDAEDVWDAITSPERLPRWFAPVTGDLKQGGTFQVENNAGGDIQRCDPPRLLRLTWGAPDSIVEVTLTAAGADHTDLEVRHTVPLSVAGSAAGALYVGPGWDQGLLRLAQYLSGADLGDLTAAENSIEGQEFSRGSITAWADAVRASRLATEDQTTAAITAATTHFAPDL; translated from the coding sequence ATGAAGGACATCACCGAGCAGCTTGAGGCGATCCGCCGCCAGGTGGCCCGCGCCGACACCGAGGAGGGCGAGGGCGTCGCCGTGATCATCCGGCGCACCTACCGCGGCGACGCCGAGGACGTCTGGGACGCGATAACCAGCCCCGAGCGGCTGCCGCGCTGGTTCGCCCCCGTCACCGGCGACCTGAAGCAGGGCGGCACGTTCCAGGTCGAGAACAACGCGGGCGGCGACATCCAGCGCTGCGACCCGCCCCGCCTGCTCCGCCTCACCTGGGGCGCCCCCGACAGCATCGTCGAGGTCACCCTCACCGCCGCCGGCGCCGACCACACCGACCTCGAGGTCCGCCACACCGTCCCGCTCTCGGTGGCCGGCAGCGCCGCGGGGGCCCTCTACGTCGGCCCCGGCTGGGACCAGGGCCTCCTCCGCCTGGCCCAGTACCTCTCCGGCGCGGACCTCGGCGACCTCACCGCGGCGGAGAACTCCATCGAGGGCCAGGAGTTCTCCCGCGGCTCCATCACCGCCTGGGCCGACGCCGTCCGCGCCTCCCGCCTCGCCACCGAAGACCAGACCACCGCCGCCATAACCGCCGCCACCACCCACTTCGCCCCCGACCTCTGA
- a CDS encoding VOC family protein, with protein sequence MLGRTRAFSGFSVDDTEAARRFYGETLGLEVTDLGGGMLRLELAGGGQVLVYPKPDHQPATYTILNFPVVDLAAAMAELRGRGVEFERYDVPGLQTDADGLAEGEGPRIAWFKDPAGNILSMLEED encoded by the coding sequence ATGCTGGGCAGGACGCGGGCTTTCTCAGGCTTCTCGGTCGACGACACCGAGGCGGCGAGGCGGTTCTACGGTGAGACGCTGGGGCTGGAGGTGACCGACCTGGGCGGCGGCATGCTGCGGCTGGAGCTGGCGGGCGGCGGCCAGGTGCTCGTCTATCCGAAGCCAGATCACCAGCCCGCCACGTACACCATCCTGAACTTCCCGGTCGTGGACCTGGCGGCGGCGATGGCGGAGCTGCGCGGGCGCGGGGTCGAGTTCGAGCGCTACGACGTGCCCGGCCTGCAGACCGACGCGGACGGGTTGGCCGAGGGCGAGGGTCCGCGGATCGCGTGGTTCAAGGATCCCGCGGGCAACATCCTGTCCATGCTGGAGGAGGACTGA
- a CDS encoding helix-turn-helix transcriptional regulator, which produces MHAFDVLGDPVRRRILELLADGEQASGALTEVIQAEFGISQPAVSQHLKVLRDSGFATVRPVGTRRLYTVDTTPLREVDAWLERFRGFWSQRLDALETELARGRRERRQRGPQRRGDHDEGHHRAA; this is translated from the coding sequence GTGCACGCCTTCGACGTACTGGGGGACCCGGTCCGGCGCCGGATCCTCGAACTGCTCGCCGACGGCGAGCAGGCCTCCGGTGCGCTCACCGAGGTGATCCAGGCCGAGTTCGGCATCTCGCAGCCCGCCGTCTCCCAGCATCTGAAAGTGCTGCGCGACAGCGGGTTCGCCACGGTGCGCCCGGTGGGTACCAGGCGGCTGTACACCGTGGACACCACCCCGCTGCGGGAGGTGGACGCCTGGCTCGAACGGTTCCGGGGCTTCTGGAGCCAGCGCCTGGACGCGCTGGAGACCGAACTCGCGCGCGGCCGCCGGGAACGCCGGCAGCGCGGACCACAGCGACGAGGAGACCACGATGAAGGACATCACCGAGCAGCTTGA
- a CDS encoding sugar ABC transporter substrate-binding protein — MWKAVRTGAAVMAAAVLAVTVAGCGADEPTAGADEKATLSYAVWDKNQVPVMEELAAAFTEDHPNITVEVQLTPWADYWTKLRAAVTGGAAPDVFWMNGPNVQLYADNGVIMPLADKVAEAKLDLGVYPKALVDLYTFEGKIYGLPKDFDTVGVWYNKELFDAAGVKHPAAGWTWDDFKAAAAKLSNPAKGQYAVGANIAGQEYFYNTIYQAGGNVISADGKKSGYDDPATIEGLRFWTDLIKNKQSPDLKTMTDTHPIQLFESGKLAMYWGGSWNVTEFGNNEYTKTRVDAAPLPTGVKQATIIHGLANVVSAKTKYPAQAWEFVKFLGSKPAAEILGKKGPIPAYTGTQDAWLAANAKFNGKVFLDAVSYAVPYPVSRNTAAWNDEEFKQLTKAYTGEVPVEQAAKELATQMNALLAKE, encoded by the coding sequence ATGTGGAAAGCAGTGCGGACCGGCGCGGCCGTGATGGCCGCCGCCGTGCTCGCGGTGACCGTGGCGGGCTGCGGCGCCGACGAGCCGACCGCGGGCGCTGACGAGAAGGCGACGCTGTCCTACGCGGTGTGGGACAAGAACCAGGTCCCGGTGATGGAGGAGCTCGCGGCCGCCTTCACCGAGGACCACCCGAACATCACGGTCGAGGTCCAGCTCACCCCGTGGGCCGACTACTGGACCAAGCTGCGGGCCGCGGTCACCGGCGGCGCCGCCCCGGACGTGTTCTGGATGAACGGCCCGAACGTCCAGCTCTACGCCGACAACGGTGTGATCATGCCGCTGGCGGACAAGGTCGCCGAGGCGAAGCTGGACCTGGGCGTGTACCCGAAGGCCCTGGTCGACCTGTACACCTTCGAGGGCAAGATCTACGGCCTGCCGAAAGACTTCGACACCGTCGGCGTCTGGTACAACAAGGAGCTCTTCGACGCGGCCGGCGTGAAGCACCCGGCCGCCGGGTGGACCTGGGACGACTTCAAGGCCGCCGCCGCCAAGCTGAGCAACCCGGCCAAGGGCCAGTACGCCGTCGGCGCCAACATCGCCGGCCAGGAGTACTTCTACAACACCATCTACCAGGCCGGCGGCAACGTGATCTCGGCCGACGGGAAGAAGTCGGGCTACGACGACCCGGCCACCATCGAGGGCCTGCGCTTCTGGACCGACCTGATCAAGAACAAGCAGTCGCCGGACCTGAAGACGATGACCGACACCCACCCGATCCAGCTCTTCGAGTCCGGCAAGCTCGCCATGTACTGGGGCGGCTCCTGGAACGTCACCGAGTTCGGCAACAACGAGTACACCAAGACCCGCGTCGACGCCGCGCCGCTGCCGACCGGGGTCAAGCAGGCCACCATCATCCACGGCCTGGCCAATGTGGTCTCGGCGAAGACGAAGTACCCGGCGCAGGCGTGGGAGTTCGTGAAGTTCCTCGGCTCGAAGCCCGCCGCCGAGATCCTCGGTAAGAAGGGCCCGATCCCGGCGTACACCGGCACCCAGGACGCCTGGCTCGCCGCCAACGCCAAGTTCAACGGCAAGGTCTTCCTGGACGCGGTGAGCTACGCGGTGCCCTACCCGGTGTCGCGCAACACCGCCGCCTGGAACGACGAGGAGTTCAAGCAGCTGACCAAGGCGTACACCGGTGAGGTGCCGGTGGAGCAGGCGGCGAAGGAGCTTGCCACCCAGATGAACGCCCTGCTGGCCAAGGAGTAA
- a CDS encoding globin domain-containing protein — protein sequence MDAHRLQRSFAVVRSHGDRAAQHFYAFLFVAYPELRDLFPVSMAGQREKLLQALGHVVSHADRLDQALPYLEGLGRDHRKFSVVGAHYAQVGQALFATLEHFLGERWTPDLAAAWESAYGEVSGIMLRAAEHAARSQPAWWTADVLEHERRGTDLAVFTVRPTMPLHYRPGQSVSLECALRPRVWRLLSPANTPRADGTIEFHVRAQPGGELSPALVHQLREGDQVRLGAPVGRRLTLTPGGGRDLLLIAAGTGLAPMRALAEQVEVEAGAGVPPRSVHLFLGARGVPDLYDLPTLRGLEAAHRWLTVVPVTPEDHGGDDVLGAALRTARLAEREVYVCGPPALTGYAHGALAAAGVPERQIHIEEYDGGRYLPSPMPAAVNAVR from the coding sequence ATGGACGCCCACCGCCTGCAGCGCAGCTTCGCCGTGGTCCGGTCCCACGGCGATCGTGCCGCGCAGCACTTCTACGCCTTCCTCTTCGTGGCGTATCCGGAGCTGCGCGATCTCTTCCCGGTGTCCATGGCCGGCCAGCGGGAGAAGCTGCTGCAGGCGCTCGGCCACGTCGTGTCGCACGCCGACCGCCTCGACCAGGCCCTGCCGTACCTGGAGGGCCTGGGCCGCGACCACCGTAAGTTCTCCGTGGTCGGGGCCCACTACGCGCAGGTCGGGCAGGCGCTGTTCGCCACCCTGGAGCACTTCCTGGGCGAGCGGTGGACCCCCGACCTGGCCGCGGCGTGGGAGTCGGCGTACGGCGAGGTGTCGGGCATCATGCTGCGGGCGGCCGAGCACGCCGCCCGCAGCCAGCCCGCCTGGTGGACCGCGGACGTGCTGGAGCACGAGCGCCGCGGCACCGACCTGGCGGTCTTCACGGTGCGGCCCACCATGCCGCTGCACTACCGGCCGGGGCAGTCGGTGTCGCTGGAGTGCGCGCTGCGGCCCCGGGTGTGGCGGCTGCTCTCGCCCGCGAACACGCCGCGCGCCGACGGCACCATCGAGTTCCACGTGCGCGCCCAGCCCGGCGGCGAGCTCAGCCCGGCGCTGGTGCACCAGCTGCGCGAGGGCGACCAGGTGCGGCTCGGCGCGCCGGTGGGCCGGCGGCTCACGCTGACTCCCGGCGGCGGCCGGGACCTGCTGCTCATCGCCGCGGGCACCGGCCTGGCGCCGATGCGCGCGCTGGCCGAGCAGGTCGAGGTCGAGGCCGGCGCGGGCGTGCCACCTCGGTCGGTGCACCTGTTCCTGGGCGCGCGCGGCGTGCCGGACCTCTACGACCTGCCGACGCTGCGCGGGCTCGAAGCGGCCCACCGCTGGCTCACCGTCGTGCCGGTCACGCCCGAGGACCACGGCGGCGACGACGTGCTCGGCGCGGCGCTGCGCACCGCCCGCCTCGCCGAGCGTGAGGTGTACGTCTGCGGGCCGCCCGCGCTGACCGGCTACGCGCACGGCGCGCTCGCCGCCGCGGGCGTGCCCGAGCGCCAGATCCACATCGAGGAGTACGACGGCGGTCGCTACCTGCCGTCGCCGATGCCCGCCGCGGTCAACGCGGTCCGGTGA
- a CDS encoding alpha/beta fold hydrolase: MAGDQKLVTGGVTLAYQVHGAPGAAPMVLLHGGNADGSAWDAVVGGLAESWHVYVLDLRGHGASDRPGSYSFELMRDDVIGFLDALSLSGVALVAPEPMGFTVPEHEIRGPIVRQLNAPDPAWRDAVAAITCPVVVIGGGPASFLPQNRIAAMAARFPRGGLVTIPVGHHVHRDAPDAFLEAVRDLP; this comes from the coding sequence ATGGCGGGTGATCAAAAACTGGTGACCGGCGGGGTGACCCTGGCCTACCAGGTGCACGGCGCGCCCGGCGCAGCGCCGATGGTCCTGCTGCACGGCGGCAACGCCGACGGCTCCGCCTGGGACGCGGTGGTGGGCGGGCTGGCCGAGTCCTGGCACGTGTACGTGCTCGACCTGCGCGGGCACGGCGCGAGCGACCGTCCCGGGAGCTACTCGTTCGAGCTGATGCGCGACGACGTCATCGGCTTCCTCGACGCGCTCAGCCTGTCCGGGGTGGCGCTGGTGGCGCCCGAGCCGATGGGGTTCACCGTGCCGGAGCACGAGATCCGCGGGCCCATCGTGCGGCAGCTCAACGCGCCGGACCCGGCCTGGCGGGACGCGGTCGCCGCGATCACCTGCCCGGTCGTCGTGATCGGGGGCGGCCCGGCGAGCTTCCTGCCCCAGAACCGGATAGCCGCGATGGCGGCCCGCTTCCCACGTGGGGGCCTCGTGACCATCCCGGTGGGCCACCACGTGCATCGCGACGCCCCGGATGCGTTCCTGGAGGCGGTCCGCGACCTGCCGTGA
- a CDS encoding group 1 truncated hemoglobin has translation MSDSPGATTTATSAYELIGGAPSVREAVDRLYTYLLADEQLREYFDGVDLPRLKGHMAMLLSHVLGGPATYPVEHLGSAHARLSVSPAHYERVVQYAAGVLFELHVPMDIILNVGQVLASVQPLIVRPAAA, from the coding sequence GTGTCCGACAGTCCAGGAGCGACCACCACAGCCACCAGCGCGTACGAGCTCATCGGCGGAGCCCCGTCGGTGCGCGAGGCGGTGGACCGGCTCTACACCTACCTGCTCGCCGACGAGCAGCTCAGGGAATACTTCGACGGCGTCGACCTGCCCAGGCTCAAGGGCCACATGGCGATGCTGCTCAGCCACGTGCTCGGCGGCCCGGCCACCTACCCGGTGGAGCACCTCGGGTCGGCGCACGCGCGGCTGAGCGTCAGTCCGGCGCACTACGAACGGGTGGTGCAGTACGCCGCCGGAGTCCTCTTCGAACTGCACGTCCCGATGGACATCATCCTCAATGTCGGACAGGTGCTGGCCAGCGTCCAGCCCCTGATCGTCAGGCCGGCGGCGGCCTGA
- a CDS encoding Gfo/Idh/MocA family protein gives MTVDGVRLVVAGAGLRGIGYARHAAATGARVVAVAEPDPARRAAFAAEFGVPAEHVYADWADLAGAGRLAEAVVIATQDQTHADAAVAFAGLGYHILLEKPMATTEPDALRITEAVDRAGVMLAVCHVLRYTPYTQALKKLLDEDAIGRLVNVQHLEPIGWWHFAHSFVRGHWNNSETSAPLLLTKSCHDIDWLLYLFGTAPSRVSSFGGLTHFRPEQRPEGAADRCLDCPLEPRCAYSAPRLYRSCLGDPAREFWPLSAVTRDHTPDGIDTALRTGPYGRCVYDADNNVVDHQVVAMEFPDGATCTFTMTAFTPMENRRTRLFGTHGQLDGDGRLLHLTDFRTGEQRTVDTGLTAGGTAADGHGGGDEAIMDAFLGAVATGNAKLLNSDAATSLAGHRVVWAAEQARTTGTITATPLPA, from the coding sequence ATGACTGTAGACGGGGTGCGGCTGGTCGTGGCAGGTGCCGGGCTGCGCGGTATCGGGTACGCCCGGCACGCCGCCGCCACCGGCGCCCGCGTGGTCGCCGTGGCCGAGCCCGACCCCGCACGCCGGGCGGCGTTCGCGGCCGAGTTCGGGGTGCCCGCCGAGCACGTCTACGCCGACTGGGCCGACCTCGCCGGGGCGGGGCGGCTGGCCGAGGCGGTCGTGATCGCCACCCAGGACCAGACCCACGCCGACGCCGCCGTCGCGTTCGCGGGGCTGGGTTATCACATACTCCTGGAAAAGCCGATGGCCACCACGGAGCCGGACGCGCTGCGCATCACCGAGGCCGTGGACCGGGCCGGGGTCATGCTCGCCGTGTGCCACGTGCTGCGCTACACCCCGTACACGCAGGCGCTGAAGAAGCTCCTGGACGAGGACGCGATCGGGCGGCTGGTGAACGTGCAGCACCTGGAGCCGATCGGCTGGTGGCACTTCGCGCACTCGTTCGTGCGCGGCCACTGGAACAACTCCGAGACGTCCGCGCCGCTGCTGCTGACGAAGTCCTGCCACGACATCGACTGGCTGCTGTACCTGTTCGGCACCGCGCCCAGCCGGGTCAGCTCGTTCGGCGGGCTCACCCACTTCCGCCCCGAGCAGCGGCCCGAGGGCGCCGCCGACCGGTGCCTGGACTGCCCCCTCGAACCGCGCTGCGCGTACTCCGCGCCCCGGCTCTACCGCTCCTGCCTGGGCGACCCGGCCCGGGAGTTCTGGCCGCTGTCGGCGGTGACCCGCGACCACACCCCGGACGGCATCGACACCGCGCTGCGCACCGGCCCGTACGGGCGCTGCGTCTACGACGCCGACAACAACGTGGTCGACCACCAGGTGGTCGCGATGGAGTTCCCCGACGGCGCGACCTGCACCTTCACCATGACCGCGTTCACGCCGATGGAGAACCGGCGCACCCGCCTGTTCGGCACCCACGGCCAGCTCGACGGCGACGGCCGCCTGCTGCACCTGACCGACTTCCGCACCGGCGAGCAGCGCACCGTCGACACCGGGCTGACCGCCGGAGGCACCGCGGCCGACGGGCACGGCGGCGGCGACGAGGCCATCATGGACGCCTTCCTCGGCGCCGTCGCCACCGGCAACGCCAAGCTCCTCAACTCCGACGCCGCCACCAGCCTCGCCGGCCACCGCGTCGTCTGGGCCGCCGAACAGGCCCGCACCACCGGAACCATCACGGCCACCCCTCTCCCCGCCTGA